From Dromaius novaehollandiae isolate bDroNov1 chromosome 15, bDroNov1.hap1, whole genome shotgun sequence, a single genomic window includes:
- the SIMC1 gene encoding SUMO-interacting motif-containing protein 1 isoform X4 → MDVKEIIDLTCEEASAEPAPCASLTIIDLTEEEEEDPCSPPDATGCAGRDPGQAPASQAACASLPRLCLPTKQEREESVEQRPAGPSHGTPAEPLSATGAAESAGSGGSFSPASSCQGSSCSPGQNCSTTTFNSDLGSLASMPLDSDQLSLSPSSLDSSCSWRACGAEEETPPICQQRELPPSLSPAPAGAKRPMLEASDVAPRAATQQVAPARTRADSKAWLNKLLYFRRTGVHHLFLQDIAPDREMRQQKPELIPSGKMSMVHTTIEENFLEGTLHFLSEFVSCQHCPPKDTVSYLIRQILLNSRRGEILKDTYMLLMKIQMLHPANAATVGWDWTLLKYIMEDQEKPPGRLLFLEYVVQTLEDDFQQNLRLHLLQKSIAKKVLSCDMCFSNVKEVVEWLAAAVTGVGFSQPRGQPQETMTSLAEARAECSSSAPWPDCTDQTEAAPPAFFSQKVMLLLQRMLSIAVEVDRSPNCSSCKIADVIFPFILNIPVRSQREAFLNTMDSQLLRCKVLELMFQHSCEVPTNMPLSLAKILYFLSHSSVLLQYQEEAATWERWDEMLQYLSLLLLSYQNVVLGHLRSALSERMDLIIKKAKPKLQDDDDITQLDIHLNIEDFLSRLQQVLGEPFPLQIEEKVCMLRELLLIITAT, encoded by the exons ATGGACGTGAAG GAGATCATCGACCTGACCTGCGAGGAGGCGAGCGCAGAACCGGCGCCATGCGCCAGCCTCACCATCATTGACctgacggaggaggaggaggaggacccaTGCAGCCCTCCCGACGCTACAGGCTGTGCTGGTCGGGACCCCGGGCAAGCACCTGCTTCCCAGGCAGCGTGCGCCTCCCTGCCCAGGCTCTGCCTCCCCACCAAGCAAGAAAGGGAGGAGTCGGTGGAGcagaggcctgcagggccctcCCACGGCACCCCCGCAGAGCCTCTCTCCGCCACGGGTGCAGCGGAAAGCGCTGGGAGTGGAGGCAGCTTCtctcctgcctccagctgccaAGGCTCTTcgtgcagccctgggcagaacTGCAGCACCACCACTTTTAACAGTGACTTGGGCTCCCTGGCCAGCATGCCGCTGGACTCGGACCAGCTCTCCCTGTCCCCCTCCAGCCtggacagcagctgcagctggagagccTGTGGTGCAGAGGAAGAGACTCCCCCCATTTGCCAGCAAAGGGAGCTCCCCCCAAGCCTGAGTCCCGCCCCAGCGGGAGCCAAAAGGCCTATGCTGGAAGCAAGTGATGTGGCACCACGTGCAGCGACGCAGCAAGTGGCCCCAGCCAGGACCCGGGCTGACAGCAAGGCCTGGCTGAACAAACTGCTCTATTTCAGGAGGACCGGAGTCCATCACCTCTTCCTCCAAGACATAGCGCCTGACAGAGAAATGCGGCAG CAGAAACCGGAGCTCATCCCCAGCGGGAAGATGAGCATGGTGCACACCACCATTGAGGAGAACTTCCTCGAGGGCACGTTGCATTTCCTGAGCGAGTTCGTCTCCTGCCAGCACTGCCCTCCTAAAGACACCGTGTCCTACCTGATCAGACAGATCCTGTTGAACTCCCGCCGGGGGGAGATCCTGAAGGACACCTACATGCTGCTGATGAAAATCCAAAT GCTCCATCCAGCCAATGCCGCCACAGTGGGATGGGACTGGACACTGCTGAAATACATCATGGAAGACCAG GAGAAGCCTCCTGGCCGACTCCTGTTCCTGGAGTACGTAGTGCAGACCCTGGAGGACGACTTCCAGCAGAACCTGCGGCTGCACCTCCTGCAGAAGTCGATTGCCAAGAAAGTGCTTTCCTGTGACATGTGCTTCAGCAATGTCAA GGAGGTGGTCGAATGGTTGGCTGCAGCAGTTACAGGAGTCGGGTTCTCCCAGCCCCGAGGGCAACCACAAGAAACCATGACTTCTTTGGCAGAAGCAAGAGCCGAATGCAGCTCATCTGCACCATGGCCAGACTGCACTGACCAGACAGAGGCGGCTCCACCAGCCTTCTTCTCCCAGAA GGTGATGCTCCTGCTCCAACGCATGTTGTCCATCGCAGTGGAAGTGGACAGATCTCCCAACTGCAGCTCCTGTAAAATCGCAGATGTGATATTCCCTTTTATACTGAATATTCCTGTGAGGAGCCAAAG GGAAGCCTTCTTGAACACCATGGACAGCCAGCTCCTGCGCTGCAAAGTGCTAGAGCTGATGTTCCAGCACAGCTGCGAAGTGCCCACAAACATGCCCTTGTCTCTGGCCAAGATCCTGTATTTCCTGAGCCActcctctgtgctgctgcaaTACCAG GAAGAAGCAGCAACATGGGAAAGATGGGATGAGATGCTGCAGTACTtgagtttgctgctgctgagttATCAAAATGTAGTACTGG GGCACTTACGGAGCGCACTCAGTGAGCGGATGGACTTAATCATTAAAAAAGCCAAGCCCAAGCTCCAGGATGATGATGACATCACCCAGCTGGACATTCACCTGAACATAGAGGACTTCCTCAGCCGACTGCAGCAGGTCCTGGGGGAGCCCTTCCCCCTGCAGATCGAGGAGAAAGTGTGCATGCTCCGAGAGTTGCTCCTTATCATCACTGCTACGTGA
- the SIMC1 gene encoding SUMO-interacting motif-containing protein 1 isoform X3, translated as MVPTHQRLLAGEAQGTRVPLLQTALTPLSPQEIIDLTCEEASAEPAPCASLTIIDLTEEEEEDPCSPPDATGCAGRDPGQAPASQAACASLPRLCLPTKQEREESVEQRPAGPSHGTPAEPLSATGAAESAGSGGSFSPASSCQGSSCSPGQNCSTTTFNSDLGSLASMPLDSDQLSLSPSSLDSSCSWRACGAEEETPPICQQRELPPSLSPAPAGAKRPMLEASDVAPRAATQQVAPARTRADSKAWLNKLLYFRRTGVHHLFLQDIAPDREMRQQKPELIPSGKMSMVHTTIEENFLEGTLHFLSEFVSCQHCPPKDTVSYLIRQILLNSRRGEILKDTYMLLMKIQMLHPANAATVGWDWTLLKYIMEDQEKPPGRLLFLEYVVQTLEDDFQQNLRLHLLQKSIAKKVLSCDMCFSNVKEVVEWLAAAVTGVGFSQPRGQPQETMTSLAEARAECSSSAPWPDCTDQTEAAPPAFFSQKVMLLLQRMLSIAVEVDRSPNCSSCKIADVIFPFILNIPVRSQREAFLNTMDSQLLRCKVLELMFQHSCEVPTNMPLSLAKILYFLSHSSVLLQYQEEAATWERWDEMLQYLSLLLLSYQNVVLGHLRSALSERMDLIIKKAKPKLQDDDDITQLDIHLNIEDFLSRLQQVLGEPFPLQIEEKVCMLRELLLIITAT; from the exons aTGGTTCCAACACACCAGAGGCTCCTGGCAGGGGAGGCCCAAGGCACCCGAGTGCCTCTGTTGCAGACAGCGCTGACCCCTCTGTCCCCGCAGGAGATCATCGACCTGACCTGCGAGGAGGCGAGCGCAGAACCGGCGCCATGCGCCAGCCTCACCATCATTGACctgacggaggaggaggaggaggacccaTGCAGCCCTCCCGACGCTACAGGCTGTGCTGGTCGGGACCCCGGGCAAGCACCTGCTTCCCAGGCAGCGTGCGCCTCCCTGCCCAGGCTCTGCCTCCCCACCAAGCAAGAAAGGGAGGAGTCGGTGGAGcagaggcctgcagggccctcCCACGGCACCCCCGCAGAGCCTCTCTCCGCCACGGGTGCAGCGGAAAGCGCTGGGAGTGGAGGCAGCTTCtctcctgcctccagctgccaAGGCTCTTcgtgcagccctgggcagaacTGCAGCACCACCACTTTTAACAGTGACTTGGGCTCCCTGGCCAGCATGCCGCTGGACTCGGACCAGCTCTCCCTGTCCCCCTCCAGCCtggacagcagctgcagctggagagccTGTGGTGCAGAGGAAGAGACTCCCCCCATTTGCCAGCAAAGGGAGCTCCCCCCAAGCCTGAGTCCCGCCCCAGCGGGAGCCAAAAGGCCTATGCTGGAAGCAAGTGATGTGGCACCACGTGCAGCGACGCAGCAAGTGGCCCCAGCCAGGACCCGGGCTGACAGCAAGGCCTGGCTGAACAAACTGCTCTATTTCAGGAGGACCGGAGTCCATCACCTCTTCCTCCAAGACATAGCGCCTGACAGAGAAATGCGGCAG CAGAAACCGGAGCTCATCCCCAGCGGGAAGATGAGCATGGTGCACACCACCATTGAGGAGAACTTCCTCGAGGGCACGTTGCATTTCCTGAGCGAGTTCGTCTCCTGCCAGCACTGCCCTCCTAAAGACACCGTGTCCTACCTGATCAGACAGATCCTGTTGAACTCCCGCCGGGGGGAGATCCTGAAGGACACCTACATGCTGCTGATGAAAATCCAAAT GCTCCATCCAGCCAATGCCGCCACAGTGGGATGGGACTGGACACTGCTGAAATACATCATGGAAGACCAG GAGAAGCCTCCTGGCCGACTCCTGTTCCTGGAGTACGTAGTGCAGACCCTGGAGGACGACTTCCAGCAGAACCTGCGGCTGCACCTCCTGCAGAAGTCGATTGCCAAGAAAGTGCTTTCCTGTGACATGTGCTTCAGCAATGTCAA GGAGGTGGTCGAATGGTTGGCTGCAGCAGTTACAGGAGTCGGGTTCTCCCAGCCCCGAGGGCAACCACAAGAAACCATGACTTCTTTGGCAGAAGCAAGAGCCGAATGCAGCTCATCTGCACCATGGCCAGACTGCACTGACCAGACAGAGGCGGCTCCACCAGCCTTCTTCTCCCAGAA GGTGATGCTCCTGCTCCAACGCATGTTGTCCATCGCAGTGGAAGTGGACAGATCTCCCAACTGCAGCTCCTGTAAAATCGCAGATGTGATATTCCCTTTTATACTGAATATTCCTGTGAGGAGCCAAAG GGAAGCCTTCTTGAACACCATGGACAGCCAGCTCCTGCGCTGCAAAGTGCTAGAGCTGATGTTCCAGCACAGCTGCGAAGTGCCCACAAACATGCCCTTGTCTCTGGCCAAGATCCTGTATTTCCTGAGCCActcctctgtgctgctgcaaTACCAG GAAGAAGCAGCAACATGGGAAAGATGGGATGAGATGCTGCAGTACTtgagtttgctgctgctgagttATCAAAATGTAGTACTGG GGCACTTACGGAGCGCACTCAGTGAGCGGATGGACTTAATCATTAAAAAAGCCAAGCCCAAGCTCCAGGATGATGATGACATCACCCAGCTGGACATTCACCTGAACATAGAGGACTTCCTCAGCCGACTGCAGCAGGTCCTGGGGGAGCCCTTCCCCCTGCAGATCGAGGAGAAAGTGTGCATGCTCCGAGAGTTGCTCCTTATCATCACTGCTACGTGA
- the SIMC1 gene encoding SUMO-interacting motif-containing protein 1 isoform X1, with the protein MADSVILISDSGSEGGRSPPRRCRRRRKVPRCPSPPPAEIIDLTCEEASAEPAPCASLTIIDLTEEEEEDPCSPPDATGCAGRDPGQAPASQAACASLPRLCLPTKQEREESVEQRPAGPSHGTPAEPLSATGAAESAGSGGSFSPASSCQGSSCSPGQNCSTTTFNSDLGSLASMPLDSDQLSLSPSSLDSSCSWRACGAEEETPPICQQRELPPSLSPAPAGAKRPMLEASDVAPRAATQQVAPARTRADSKAWLNKLLYFRRTGVHHLFLQDIAPDREMRQQKPELIPSGKMSMVHTTIEENFLEGTLHFLSEFVSCQHCPPKDTVSYLIRQILLNSRRGEILKDTYMLLMKIQMLHPANAATVGWDWTLLKYIMEDQEKPPGRLLFLEYVVQTLEDDFQQNLRLHLLQKSIAKKVLSCDMCFSNVKEVVEWLAAAVTGVGFSQPRGQPQETMTSLAEARAECSSSAPWPDCTDQTEAAPPAFFSQKVMLLLQRMLSIAVEVDRSPNCSSCKIADVIFPFILNIPVRSQREAFLNTMDSQLLRCKVLELMFQHSCEVPTNMPLSLAKILYFLSHSSVLLQYQEEAATWERWDEMLQYLSLLLLSYQNVVLGHLRSALSERMDLIIKKAKPKLQDDDDITQLDIHLNIEDFLSRLQQVLGEPFPLQIEEKVCMLRELLLIITAT; encoded by the exons GAGATCATCGACCTGACCTGCGAGGAGGCGAGCGCAGAACCGGCGCCATGCGCCAGCCTCACCATCATTGACctgacggaggaggaggaggaggacccaTGCAGCCCTCCCGACGCTACAGGCTGTGCTGGTCGGGACCCCGGGCAAGCACCTGCTTCCCAGGCAGCGTGCGCCTCCCTGCCCAGGCTCTGCCTCCCCACCAAGCAAGAAAGGGAGGAGTCGGTGGAGcagaggcctgcagggccctcCCACGGCACCCCCGCAGAGCCTCTCTCCGCCACGGGTGCAGCGGAAAGCGCTGGGAGTGGAGGCAGCTTCtctcctgcctccagctgccaAGGCTCTTcgtgcagccctgggcagaacTGCAGCACCACCACTTTTAACAGTGACTTGGGCTCCCTGGCCAGCATGCCGCTGGACTCGGACCAGCTCTCCCTGTCCCCCTCCAGCCtggacagcagctgcagctggagagccTGTGGTGCAGAGGAAGAGACTCCCCCCATTTGCCAGCAAAGGGAGCTCCCCCCAAGCCTGAGTCCCGCCCCAGCGGGAGCCAAAAGGCCTATGCTGGAAGCAAGTGATGTGGCACCACGTGCAGCGACGCAGCAAGTGGCCCCAGCCAGGACCCGGGCTGACAGCAAGGCCTGGCTGAACAAACTGCTCTATTTCAGGAGGACCGGAGTCCATCACCTCTTCCTCCAAGACATAGCGCCTGACAGAGAAATGCGGCAG CAGAAACCGGAGCTCATCCCCAGCGGGAAGATGAGCATGGTGCACACCACCATTGAGGAGAACTTCCTCGAGGGCACGTTGCATTTCCTGAGCGAGTTCGTCTCCTGCCAGCACTGCCCTCCTAAAGACACCGTGTCCTACCTGATCAGACAGATCCTGTTGAACTCCCGCCGGGGGGAGATCCTGAAGGACACCTACATGCTGCTGATGAAAATCCAAAT GCTCCATCCAGCCAATGCCGCCACAGTGGGATGGGACTGGACACTGCTGAAATACATCATGGAAGACCAG GAGAAGCCTCCTGGCCGACTCCTGTTCCTGGAGTACGTAGTGCAGACCCTGGAGGACGACTTCCAGCAGAACCTGCGGCTGCACCTCCTGCAGAAGTCGATTGCCAAGAAAGTGCTTTCCTGTGACATGTGCTTCAGCAATGTCAA GGAGGTGGTCGAATGGTTGGCTGCAGCAGTTACAGGAGTCGGGTTCTCCCAGCCCCGAGGGCAACCACAAGAAACCATGACTTCTTTGGCAGAAGCAAGAGCCGAATGCAGCTCATCTGCACCATGGCCAGACTGCACTGACCAGACAGAGGCGGCTCCACCAGCCTTCTTCTCCCAGAA GGTGATGCTCCTGCTCCAACGCATGTTGTCCATCGCAGTGGAAGTGGACAGATCTCCCAACTGCAGCTCCTGTAAAATCGCAGATGTGATATTCCCTTTTATACTGAATATTCCTGTGAGGAGCCAAAG GGAAGCCTTCTTGAACACCATGGACAGCCAGCTCCTGCGCTGCAAAGTGCTAGAGCTGATGTTCCAGCACAGCTGCGAAGTGCCCACAAACATGCCCTTGTCTCTGGCCAAGATCCTGTATTTCCTGAGCCActcctctgtgctgctgcaaTACCAG GAAGAAGCAGCAACATGGGAAAGATGGGATGAGATGCTGCAGTACTtgagtttgctgctgctgagttATCAAAATGTAGTACTGG GGCACTTACGGAGCGCACTCAGTGAGCGGATGGACTTAATCATTAAAAAAGCCAAGCCCAAGCTCCAGGATGATGATGACATCACCCAGCTGGACATTCACCTGAACATAGAGGACTTCCTCAGCCGACTGCAGCAGGTCCTGGGGGAGCCCTTCCCCCTGCAGATCGAGGAGAAAGTGTGCATGCTCCGAGAGTTGCTCCTTATCATCACTGCTACGTGA
- the SIMC1 gene encoding SUMO-interacting motif-containing protein 1 isoform X2 codes for MADSVILISDSGSEGGRSPPRRCRRRRKVPRCPSPPPAEIIDLTCEEASAEPAPCASLTIIDLTEEEEEDPCSPPDATGCAGRDPGQAPASQAACASLPRLCLPTKQEREESVEQRPAGPSHGTPAEPLSATGAAESAGSGGSFSPASSCQGSSCSPGQNCSTTTFNSDLGSLASMPLDSDQLSLSPSSLDSSCSWRACGAEEETPPICQQRELPPSLSPAPAGAKRPMLEASDVAPRAATQQVAPARTRADSKAWLNKLLYFRRTGVHHLFLQDIAPDREMRQKPELIPSGKMSMVHTTIEENFLEGTLHFLSEFVSCQHCPPKDTVSYLIRQILLNSRRGEILKDTYMLLMKIQMLHPANAATVGWDWTLLKYIMEDQEKPPGRLLFLEYVVQTLEDDFQQNLRLHLLQKSIAKKVLSCDMCFSNVKEVVEWLAAAVTGVGFSQPRGQPQETMTSLAEARAECSSSAPWPDCTDQTEAAPPAFFSQKVMLLLQRMLSIAVEVDRSPNCSSCKIADVIFPFILNIPVRSQREAFLNTMDSQLLRCKVLELMFQHSCEVPTNMPLSLAKILYFLSHSSVLLQYQEEAATWERWDEMLQYLSLLLLSYQNVVLGHLRSALSERMDLIIKKAKPKLQDDDDITQLDIHLNIEDFLSRLQQVLGEPFPLQIEEKVCMLRELLLIITAT; via the exons GAGATCATCGACCTGACCTGCGAGGAGGCGAGCGCAGAACCGGCGCCATGCGCCAGCCTCACCATCATTGACctgacggaggaggaggaggaggacccaTGCAGCCCTCCCGACGCTACAGGCTGTGCTGGTCGGGACCCCGGGCAAGCACCTGCTTCCCAGGCAGCGTGCGCCTCCCTGCCCAGGCTCTGCCTCCCCACCAAGCAAGAAAGGGAGGAGTCGGTGGAGcagaggcctgcagggccctcCCACGGCACCCCCGCAGAGCCTCTCTCCGCCACGGGTGCAGCGGAAAGCGCTGGGAGTGGAGGCAGCTTCtctcctgcctccagctgccaAGGCTCTTcgtgcagccctgggcagaacTGCAGCACCACCACTTTTAACAGTGACTTGGGCTCCCTGGCCAGCATGCCGCTGGACTCGGACCAGCTCTCCCTGTCCCCCTCCAGCCtggacagcagctgcagctggagagccTGTGGTGCAGAGGAAGAGACTCCCCCCATTTGCCAGCAAAGGGAGCTCCCCCCAAGCCTGAGTCCCGCCCCAGCGGGAGCCAAAAGGCCTATGCTGGAAGCAAGTGATGTGGCACCACGTGCAGCGACGCAGCAAGTGGCCCCAGCCAGGACCCGGGCTGACAGCAAGGCCTGGCTGAACAAACTGCTCTATTTCAGGAGGACCGGAGTCCATCACCTCTTCCTCCAAGACATAGCGCCTGACAGAGAAATGCGGCAG AAACCGGAGCTCATCCCCAGCGGGAAGATGAGCATGGTGCACACCACCATTGAGGAGAACTTCCTCGAGGGCACGTTGCATTTCCTGAGCGAGTTCGTCTCCTGCCAGCACTGCCCTCCTAAAGACACCGTGTCCTACCTGATCAGACAGATCCTGTTGAACTCCCGCCGGGGGGAGATCCTGAAGGACACCTACATGCTGCTGATGAAAATCCAAAT GCTCCATCCAGCCAATGCCGCCACAGTGGGATGGGACTGGACACTGCTGAAATACATCATGGAAGACCAG GAGAAGCCTCCTGGCCGACTCCTGTTCCTGGAGTACGTAGTGCAGACCCTGGAGGACGACTTCCAGCAGAACCTGCGGCTGCACCTCCTGCAGAAGTCGATTGCCAAGAAAGTGCTTTCCTGTGACATGTGCTTCAGCAATGTCAA GGAGGTGGTCGAATGGTTGGCTGCAGCAGTTACAGGAGTCGGGTTCTCCCAGCCCCGAGGGCAACCACAAGAAACCATGACTTCTTTGGCAGAAGCAAGAGCCGAATGCAGCTCATCTGCACCATGGCCAGACTGCACTGACCAGACAGAGGCGGCTCCACCAGCCTTCTTCTCCCAGAA GGTGATGCTCCTGCTCCAACGCATGTTGTCCATCGCAGTGGAAGTGGACAGATCTCCCAACTGCAGCTCCTGTAAAATCGCAGATGTGATATTCCCTTTTATACTGAATATTCCTGTGAGGAGCCAAAG GGAAGCCTTCTTGAACACCATGGACAGCCAGCTCCTGCGCTGCAAAGTGCTAGAGCTGATGTTCCAGCACAGCTGCGAAGTGCCCACAAACATGCCCTTGTCTCTGGCCAAGATCCTGTATTTCCTGAGCCActcctctgtgctgctgcaaTACCAG GAAGAAGCAGCAACATGGGAAAGATGGGATGAGATGCTGCAGTACTtgagtttgctgctgctgagttATCAAAATGTAGTACTGG GGCACTTACGGAGCGCACTCAGTGAGCGGATGGACTTAATCATTAAAAAAGCCAAGCCCAAGCTCCAGGATGATGATGACATCACCCAGCTGGACATTCACCTGAACATAGAGGACTTCCTCAGCCGACTGCAGCAGGTCCTGGGGGAGCCCTTCCCCCTGCAGATCGAGGAGAAAGTGTGCATGCTCCGAGAGTTGCTCCTTATCATCACTGCTACGTGA
- the SIMC1 gene encoding SUMO-interacting motif-containing protein 1 isoform X5: MPLDSDQLSLSPSSLDSSCSWRACGAEEETPPICQQRELPPSLSPAPAGAKRPMLEASDVAPRAATQQVAPARTRADSKAWLNKLLYFRRTGVHHLFLQDIAPDREMRQQKPELIPSGKMSMVHTTIEENFLEGTLHFLSEFVSCQHCPPKDTVSYLIRQILLNSRRGEILKDTYMLLMKIQMLHPANAATVGWDWTLLKYIMEDQEKPPGRLLFLEYVVQTLEDDFQQNLRLHLLQKSIAKKVLSCDMCFSNVKEVVEWLAAAVTGVGFSQPRGQPQETMTSLAEARAECSSSAPWPDCTDQTEAAPPAFFSQKVMLLLQRMLSIAVEVDRSPNCSSCKIADVIFPFILNIPVRSQREAFLNTMDSQLLRCKVLELMFQHSCEVPTNMPLSLAKILYFLSHSSVLLQYQEEAATWERWDEMLQYLSLLLLSYQNVVLGHLRSALSERMDLIIKKAKPKLQDDDDITQLDIHLNIEDFLSRLQQVLGEPFPLQIEEKVCMLRELLLIITAT, from the exons ATGCCGCTGGACTCGGACCAGCTCTCCCTGTCCCCCTCCAGCCtggacagcagctgcagctggagagccTGTGGTGCAGAGGAAGAGACTCCCCCCATTTGCCAGCAAAGGGAGCTCCCCCCAAGCCTGAGTCCCGCCCCAGCGGGAGCCAAAAGGCCTATGCTGGAAGCAAGTGATGTGGCACCACGTGCAGCGACGCAGCAAGTGGCCCCAGCCAGGACCCGGGCTGACAGCAAGGCCTGGCTGAACAAACTGCTCTATTTCAGGAGGACCGGAGTCCATCACCTCTTCCTCCAAGACATAGCGCCTGACAGAGAAATGCGGCAG CAGAAACCGGAGCTCATCCCCAGCGGGAAGATGAGCATGGTGCACACCACCATTGAGGAGAACTTCCTCGAGGGCACGTTGCATTTCCTGAGCGAGTTCGTCTCCTGCCAGCACTGCCCTCCTAAAGACACCGTGTCCTACCTGATCAGACAGATCCTGTTGAACTCCCGCCGGGGGGAGATCCTGAAGGACACCTACATGCTGCTGATGAAAATCCAAAT GCTCCATCCAGCCAATGCCGCCACAGTGGGATGGGACTGGACACTGCTGAAATACATCATGGAAGACCAG GAGAAGCCTCCTGGCCGACTCCTGTTCCTGGAGTACGTAGTGCAGACCCTGGAGGACGACTTCCAGCAGAACCTGCGGCTGCACCTCCTGCAGAAGTCGATTGCCAAGAAAGTGCTTTCCTGTGACATGTGCTTCAGCAATGTCAA GGAGGTGGTCGAATGGTTGGCTGCAGCAGTTACAGGAGTCGGGTTCTCCCAGCCCCGAGGGCAACCACAAGAAACCATGACTTCTTTGGCAGAAGCAAGAGCCGAATGCAGCTCATCTGCACCATGGCCAGACTGCACTGACCAGACAGAGGCGGCTCCACCAGCCTTCTTCTCCCAGAA GGTGATGCTCCTGCTCCAACGCATGTTGTCCATCGCAGTGGAAGTGGACAGATCTCCCAACTGCAGCTCCTGTAAAATCGCAGATGTGATATTCCCTTTTATACTGAATATTCCTGTGAGGAGCCAAAG GGAAGCCTTCTTGAACACCATGGACAGCCAGCTCCTGCGCTGCAAAGTGCTAGAGCTGATGTTCCAGCACAGCTGCGAAGTGCCCACAAACATGCCCTTGTCTCTGGCCAAGATCCTGTATTTCCTGAGCCActcctctgtgctgctgcaaTACCAG GAAGAAGCAGCAACATGGGAAAGATGGGATGAGATGCTGCAGTACTtgagtttgctgctgctgagttATCAAAATGTAGTACTGG GGCACTTACGGAGCGCACTCAGTGAGCGGATGGACTTAATCATTAAAAAAGCCAAGCCCAAGCTCCAGGATGATGATGACATCACCCAGCTGGACATTCACCTGAACATAGAGGACTTCCTCAGCCGACTGCAGCAGGTCCTGGGGGAGCCCTTCCCCCTGCAGATCGAGGAGAAAGTGTGCATGCTCCGAGAGTTGCTCCTTATCATCACTGCTACGTGA
- the KIAA1191 gene encoding putative monooxygenase p33MONOX: protein MSARQPDAPALEQGGGALAGKMSLPLGVPRRAFSYDDALEDTAPMTPPPADLGANVLWRQPVIPERKYQELAKVEEGDAHVNAPVITPSSSTESVNKVPVVKAKATHIIMNSLFTKQTQESIQRFEQQAGLRDAGYTPHKGLTTEETKYHRVAEAVHKLKMQSGEMTKEDKQTSSAQSTPSSTPHSSPKHKNRGWFSQGASASITGPDFVAMEAGGDRLSSEKWSFFGPKAIQKSTNDPGGFTIQSYKGAQKPSPMELMRAQATRMPEDPVTFKPPKMDIPVTEGRKQSPRSHNIKPRDLNVLTPTGF from the exons atgAGCGCGCGGCAGCCGGACGCCCCCG CGCTGGAGCAGGGCGGCGGCGCCCTCGCGGGCAAGATGTCGCTGCCGCTCGGCGTGCCGCGGCGGGCCTTCAGCTACGACGACGCCCTGGAGGACACGGCGCCCATGACGCCGCCGCCCGCCGACCTGGGCGCCAACGTGCTCTGGAGGCAGCCGGTGATCCCCGAGCGCAAGTACCAGGAGCTCGCGAAg GTTGAGGAGGGGGACGCTCATGTGAATGCACCAGTCATAACGCCTTCATCTTCCACTGAAAGTGTGAACAAGGTACCTGTGGTGAAGGCCAAGGCCACTCATATCATCATGAACTCTCTCTTCACAA AGCAGACTCAGGAGAGCATTCAGCGCTTTGAGCAGCAGGCAGGGCTGAGAGATGCTGGCTACACTCCCCACAAAGGCCTCACTACAGAGGAGACAAAGTATCATCGAGTGGCTGAGGCAGTCCAT AAGTTAAAAATGCAGAGTGGAGAGATGACAAAAGAAGATAAACAGACTTCCTCTGCTCAGTCCACTCCAAGCAGCACTCCCCACTCCTCTCCCAAGCATAAAAACAG GGGTTGGTTTAGTCAGGGAGCCTCCGCTTCTATCACTGGCCCAGACTTTGTTGCCATGGAAGCTGGTGGGGACAGACTGTCATCTGAAAAATGGAGCTTTTTTGGACCCAAAGCTATCCAGAAATCCACCAATGATCCAG GAGGATTTACCATCCAGTCCTATAAGGGTGCCCAGAAGCCATCCCCAATGGAACTGATGCGTGCCCAGGCAACTAGGATGCCGGAGGATCCAGTGACATTCAAGCCACCCAAAATGGACATTCCAGTCACAGAAGGGAGGAAACAATCTCCACGTTCCCATAATATCAAACCCCGGGATCTGAATGTGCTCACTCCAACGGGGTTCTAA